The Halictus rubicundus isolate RS-2024b chromosome 3, iyHalRubi1_principal, whole genome shotgun sequence genome includes a region encoding these proteins:
- the Dap gene encoding cyclin-dependent kinase inhibitor dacapo: MSARVLNPAMMTEMSRNLGGGRTAPSRAALARVRRDLFGPVDHAAARALAERELRAQSMLDAERWGFDFHLEIPRANSRYEWELVTPQDVVPEPYALRGMPYLRKHAPGTPRKAHDSSPTVKLHRKESPATTPILQKAERTPPQEPRVPQIGEVTMNEIFDLDAEKKVYIVEPTTPILSATRKQSSITDFMKSRKRNLNGSAKSMIEPPEKMARNAGQIRS; the protein is encoded by the exons ATGAGCGCACGAGTGTTGAATCCGGCGATGATGACGGAAATGAGTCGGAATCTGGGTGGAGGACGAACGGCGCCGAGCAGAGCAGCCCTCGCCCGTGTTCGAAGGGATCTGTTCGGACCCGTCGATCACGCAGCGGCAAGAGCACTCGCCGAGCGGGAACTTCGCGCTCAATCCATGCTCGACGCCGAGAGATGGGGATTCGACTTTCACTTGGAGATACCGCGGGCGAATTCGAGGTACGAGTGGGAGCTGGTCACACCGCAGGACGTGGTCCCGGAGCCCTACGCCCTGCGAGGCATGCCCTACTTAAGGAAACATGCACCCGGCACGCCGAGAAAGGCTCACGACTCCTCGCCCACCGTCAAACTTCATCGTAAAGAGTCTCCGGCGACCACACCGATCCTTCAAAAGGCGGAAAGAACGCCGCCGCAAGAGCCGAGGGTACCGCAAATCGGCGAGGTCACCATGAACGAAATATTCGACCTAGACGCCGAGAAGAAGGTGTACATCGTCGAACCCACTACCCCCATTCTATCCGCGACGAGGAAACAGTCCTCCATAACCG ACTTCATGAAGAGTCGTAAACGTAACCTAAACGGTAGCGCGAAGAGCATGATAGAGCCGCCGGAGAAAATGGCCCGCAACGCGGGTCAGATACGCAGCTAA